The Spirochaeta cellobiosiphila DSM 17781 genome contains the following window.
ATGCCTTCGGTGTACCGCAAAATTCTGGAGGAAGCCCTTAGGGCTATCGATCATCATGAAGAAAATCATACTTAGTTTAATTATAGTTCTCTGCCACTTTAGTCTCTGGTCCAATGACTTTTATTTGGAGCAAGGACATTTATATAAACAAACAGAGGCCGGGGGAACCCTTGTTACAACCCTCCCCCAAAGACAGATCTATCCCTTTAACGGGACAGAGCCTATTCTCCTAACCTCCTTGGCTCAGGTGGATGCTAATACTATCTATGTGACAAGTCCCTTTAGGATCTATAAGAGTATCGATGCTGGTCAATCCTGGACAAGTATCGTTTATCGCTCCCAATTCGGACGATGGGCTTACTTAACGGCTATTGCAATAGACAGTCAGAACCGTATTGCTATAGGAACCAGTTTTCATGGTTTGTATTTATCTGATGCCGCTCAAAAGAAATGGACTGATCATTCTGAACATGTTCCAGGGTTAAGTTCCGGGGCTGGTTATTTTGATGATATAGACAGTCTTGTCTTTGATGGACAGGACAATCTGTATATGACAGTCCGACTAGGATCCGAGTTATATAAATACAATGTGACAAGCTTTCAATTTGACAAGTTAAAGTATACGCTGAATGAACAAATCAGAGGGCTCTCCTGGAAAGAGGGACTTCGCTTTGACACGGATTGGGGCCATTACGGATATGCTGACGGTGAGGCTACTAAGCTTACGGCCTGGGATAAAGGTCTAACACTGACAGCAGAGGAAAAGGCCAGACGTGCCTTAGCCAATGACAAGGCAGGGCTTTATCTATCTGCATGGCAGGCTAGTGCCCATTTAGATGAACATATTGCCTTTGCCAAATCCCATGGACTTAATGCTATCGTCATTGACTTCAAAGATGACCTCGGACGTGTCACTTATAATTCCAAGCTGCCTATGGTCAAGGATACGAAAGCGCTCTATTCCCTCCTGGACATTGATACCATAGTGGCTAAGACAAAAGCAGCGGGACTGTATTTGATAGGAAGAGTGGTGGTCTTCAAGGATCCTAAGCTCTATGCCTATGATAATAATAAATACGCCCTCTGGGATGAGACCCGTAAAGCCCCCTGGGGCCACTTCATCAAGGTCAAAGATGAGGAAACGGGAGAAGATAAGTTAGAACAGCGGGAGTTCTGGGTTGATGAATATTCTGAAGAAGTCTGGGACTACAACATCGCCATAGCCAAGGAGATGGAAGCTGCCGGAGTTAGTGAGATACAGTTTGACTACATACGTTTTCCCTCAGAAGGGCCTACCCAGAACATAACATTCCGCTATCAGAAGAGTAATATGGATTATATGGATGCCCTGGAATCCTTCCTTAAAAAGAGCCGGGAAAATATATCCATTCCTATTGGAACAGATGTCTTTGGATTTAATGGTTGGTATGTCATGGATTATCTAGGCCAGAATATCCAGCGCATCAGTTCCTATGTAGACGTTATCAGTCCTATGACTTATCCCAGTCACTTTAATGGCGCCTTTATGAGAGGAGAGGAAAGTTACAATGAATGGGGAGAAAAACTCTACTTCACAGGAGTAACACGGGCCAAGAGAATCGTGAACAACAAAGCCCTCATTCGTCCTTATGTCCAATCCTTTCTGATCTATAAAGAACTTAAAATGGAAGAACCTGAGTATACGGATTATTTATACAAACAATTAACTGGTAATAAGAAGGCCGGTGCAGGAGGATTCCTCTTATGGAATGCTTCCGGCCGCTATTATATGGTCAAGAAAGATCTGAGTGAATATCACTCCCAGACTAAGTAAGATAATAAGAGGAGAGTAGTTCCAAAGATTCCATAATAGGGCTAGTCTCCTCGTTGTAGGTGAGAAGCATTCCTTTGGTGAGTGCTTCCTGAACACCCTGTTCATCATGGGATACATAACCTAAATAGGTAACATCACTGTCCTGTCCCAATATATCCTGATAGGCGATCACATCTGCCTTTTGGGTATATCCATTAACCAGATAAGTCATATCCCCTTTTGTTGTCATTCTACGATAGTGTTCAATAAAGCGGGATAGATAGGCAAAATCCCCCGGGCTACCTACATAGGTGATTATATCTCTCTTGTTCCAGGTAAAGGAAGAAGACACAAAAGCCAGGGCAGGAATATCCCAGACAATATAATCATAAAGTCCAGAACACTCTGATTTGATATCATCTAGCTTATTATAAAAAGCTGTTAAGTCGAATTTGTTCTTCTTAATAGGATGAAGATTGGTCAGAACATCTACCCCTCCCAAACCTTTTTGTATGAGTTGGCTTAGGCTCTTACCCTCGGTCAGATAAGCTTCTGCGGGGTAGTTTTCATTAATATGATAATACAAAGCCTGGGTTGGATTCAGAGGGTCCCCATCAACAACCAGAACCTTCTTATTGTGTTGATACAGGACAATGGCCAGATGAGCCGCAATTAAGGAACAGCCTGAACCTCCCCTCATAGACGTTATGTAAATGTTATGTGCTTTCATTTAATCCTAATCAGCAAACTATAACCAATGAGGCAGAAGTTGTAGACAAAATCTTCAACAGGGATAGTTAGTACCCGCAGTCCCAGATAATGCCCTTCACCGTAATTAACTACTGGCAAACCTGTTAAGATTCCATTGGTTATAACAAAGGCTACTGTAATAGCCCCACAATATACGATTGACCTTGTGTCAACAAGAGGGTAGGGGTAGTAAAAATACAAAAGCAAAGGAAGGGGAATTGCCACTATACAAACGGTGCGTGTGTACTCATACTGCCAGAAGACAATAGCCGCCACAGCAAAGAGAAGCATAACAATAACTGTTACTACGATAGATTTGGATTTCTTCCTGTTATGTGTTTTAGGGAAGAAATAATTAACAATCTCCCAGAGGAACATACAGCTATAAGGGACAGATATAAAAAAGAGAATCTCTCCTAAGGGTAGATTCCCAATCTTAACACCTGTATAGCGGGGATTGAAGCTCCAATGCCCCTGATGAGTCGCCCACATATCCCAAACAATAAAGAACACACTAACCGTTAGATATATCAATCCCATTTTGGGCCATACCTTATAAAAACTCACTCTTTTATCAAAAGAAAAGATGAGTGTGGAACCCAATATGATAATGTTGAGAATGATATATAAGCTCATTAATGCCTCCTGAATAATAAGATAATACTATTTTTGAGAATTTGTAGGATAATCCTTCCCTTGGAAGGTTTGATCTTACCCTTATAAAGAAGGTAGGGATGCTTCACCATACGCCTTGCTGTCCAGTTATACATATCCGATGCTGTTTTGATAGGAACAAGATAGCGATAGGGGATATAGTGGTAGCCCGATTCCGCTTCTGCCTGCCACTTATTATACCGATCTATCTCCTTAACCAGAAAGTCCTCCCATTCCTTAGGATGCTCCTTCGTATGTTCTTCCTCAAAGCTATTAAGCCCTTCTTCGGGAAGAGGAATATAGCGTCTGCCTAAATCAATATCTTCTGCAATATCCCTTATGAAGTTGATATACTGCATAGAACGACCCTGCATCTGGGCGGCATGATAACTAGCCTCTTCCAAACCTAAAAGCTTGGACATGTATAAACCGATAACCTCGGCAGATCCATAGATATATTCTAAGGTCTCATCGATGGTATTGTACTCTGTCTTTGTTAAGTCCATTCTCATAGACTTAAGAAAACCTTCTGTCCATCGGGGAGGGATCTCTTCCTGTTTACAAAGTTCTACAAAGTCATCGATAATCGGATTGCCTGAAGGTTTTCCCTCCATCGCCTGATTATAAGCCTGACAGAAGTCTTCGAATTCTTGTGCTTGCTGGGGGGTGGCATCTACATAATCGTCAGCTACCCTTACAAAACCATATAATATAAAGACTTTATCCCTTACCTTTGGGGGGAAGAACAGACTGGAATTGAAATAAGTTTTACTTCCCTTCTTAAAAGTCTGTCTATGTAAGTCTTTTGCTTTCATTTTTGATCTCCTGAGCTAGTATCTTGGAGCTGATTAAAGTCATAGGGACTCCCACTCCTGGATGAGTGTACTGTCCATTATACCACAGATTCCTGACTTTTTTACTCTTATGTCCTGGTCGGAAGACTGCGGTTTGAAACAGGGTATGGGCTAAACCCAGAGCGGTTCCTTTATAAGCATTATAATCCTCTGTAAAATCCCTATGGCTATAGAGACGTTTGACAATAATACTATCTTTGATGGTTTGTCCTGTCCGCTGTTCCACATGGGCCAGGGCTTTATCAAAGTAGGCTTCTCTTTGACTATCATCCATCCCGGGAGCTACAGGAAAGAGGAGAAAAAGATTGTCTCCCTCCGAAGGAGCCATTTCAGGATCTGTTTTACTGATCACACTCAAGTAAAAGCAGGGATTATCAGGCCATGTCTTAGTCTTGAATATAGTATCAAAATGGGCATCCCAGTCTTCACTGAAGTAAAGGTTATGATGTTCCAGTTCGGGAAACTTCTTATTAGTTCCAATGTAGGCAAGGAGCATAGAAGGGGCCATGGTCTTCTTCTTCCAATACTTGGAAGGGTAGGTTTGATGAGAGGGAGGAAGAAGTTCTGTTTCCCCATGATGATAATCTCCGGTCATGATCACCAGATCCGCTGGATATTCTTTATTCCTTGTGACTACCGAACGAATACGCTTTCCCTCCATCTTATAGGAAGTGACTTCCTGATTCACATGAATGCTTACTCCCTTTTCCATACAGACACGGGCTAAGCCTTTGGCTACGGCATGCATTCCGCCCTTGGGGAAATAAACCCCCAGATTTAAGTCCACATGGCTCATTAAACTATAGAGCGCAGGAGCATTCTTAGGACTGTTCCCGAGAAAAACCATAGCATATTCTAATATCTGTTTGGCTCGGATATCTTTAAAGTACTTGGATACAAATTTATCAAGAGGTGAGAATATGTCCAACTTCAGACCTTCTGTCATCATCTTTCTGTTAAAAAACTGGCCGATATGTTTATAGTCCTTATAAAGAAACTCTGACATGGCCACATTGTATTTATAGGCTGCTTTATCAAGATAGTCTTTGAGCTTTTTGTCACCCTGGTCCTCCAGGGAGCGAAAGACTTCTAAGGTATTTTCAAAATCACTGGATATAGTCAGGGGAGGATGGTTTTCAAAAAACACCTTATAATAAGTGTCCAATTCTACCAGTTCATAGTAATCTTCCCTATTGAGATTAAGGTCCTTAAATAACTCGTCGAATACCTCGGGCATCAAATACCAGGAAGGACCCATATCGAAGGTAAATCCCTCTGTCTTCCATTCCCGGGCCCGGCCACCGAGGGATTCGTTTTTTTCCAGTATTGTTACTTTGTTACCCTCAGCGGCTAGACGAGCTGCACAACTAAGACCTGCAAAACCAGCACCGATAACAATAATATCCATGAAAACACTCCTTCAAGCTATAATCTATATAGAGTGTGATTCCAAATAGGTAATTTGGCAATATAGATTTGATACGACCTTTACAAAAGAGGTAAAATGCAGTAAAAATGCTATTCTTATATAGATGAGGGAGGGATATGGAGCAGGATAATTTCATTGGCAATGGAAAACACTTAAAGGTGCTCTTAGACTGTATCGAAAAAAGTGATGTCAGTATATGGAATTCATTTGTCCGTAAGCAGGGCCCTTACTTTAAGGCTGACCTCAAAGGATTAATCCTGGAAGCAGAAGCTCTGGCTAAGATTAACTTGCGTTTTGCTCGTCTTCAAGGGGCTTTTTTCAAGCAGTGTGATCTGACAGGTGCTAATTTTTCCGGTTCTGATATCACAGATGCCACCTTTAACAGTTGTAATCTATCAGGGGCTAACTTTGGGGGAGTCAATATCAAAGCCGCTTCTTTTGAGGATACCGAACTAAGGGGTATTGTCTTAGGTCGGAAGGTTAAAGTCAAAGCTATTCCCAAGACAAAGATTCCCGATGATCTTGATAAAGACGATCCCCTATGGCGTAAGCTTAAGCAATTAGAAATGCAGGAAAGTGCAGTAGCCTATAACAAAGAAGTTCAAAGAGAAGCCGCCAAGAAGAAGCAGGAAGAGGATGCTCATAAGCTTCAGAAGGATTCCCGATTATTTGAACTGGATGAGGAACCGGACAATGAGTAATACCCATCGATTTGAACAGCAGCTCAAGCAGTTGAAGAAACGATTATTTCAAGAAAATCTGACGAACATAACTGATGAAGTAGGGGTTATCTTCAAGGATAGTCTTAAACGTTATCCAGAGGATTTTGTAAAAGAGATCTATCTACACTTTAGACCTTCCCTGTTGATAGCAGAAGGGGAAGCTAACTGGGATAAGTATTTTGATTTAACAGCCAAACTTATGGATGTGATCGATCTTCTTAATGAAGAATACTCTCCAGAATCCAGTCTTCTGGAAGATTCCTTCTGGCAGTTCTTAGGGGCTATTATTAATGATTTTGCTGAGGACCTTGATTTGGACACTCTTCAGTTTATTATGAAGATACTAGTCGATAAGAAAGCTTTTTAATTATTTATGTCTGTCAATGCGGGGGATCATATACGTGCTGAGGGGCTTTGTTAAGGGGTATTCCCTAAGCTCTTCATATATGGCTCTCGCTTCTGACCAGTTCTGGTTGTGGTAAGCATCGTATACTTTCCAGCATAAATGATGAATCGCCTTTTTGTGGGGAGATAAGTTCTCCGCATAACCTTCCCCCAATAACCAGTACAGGGTTATCTTTTCAGTCTTATTATAACGAATATCATCAATAGGAACAAAGGCAAAATGGTCACGTCCCTTTAGATAGGTATCTTCAGAAACGAGGATGTCTGTTCCATAGTATTTGTTTAAACCTTCTAAACGGCTGGCAATATTCACCGAATGACCTAGTACTGTATAATTCATCCTATCACGGGAACCTACGTTACCCACCATTACAGGTCCCGTATGAATCCCGATACGTGTATCCATAATGGGTTTAACTTCCCCTAACCAGCGAGAGTTCAGTGTATGAATCAATTCCTGAAGAGCCAGGGAGGCTTTCAAAGCATTAAAGACATGATTCTCCTGAGGTAGCGGGGCTCCCCAGAAGGCCATGATTGTATCCCCAATGTATTTGTCTATGGTCCCTTCATGGTTCATGATGATCTGGGAGGTTTGTTCCATGTAATCTGATAGATGGAGAAAGAGACTTTCCGGGGTCAATGATTCACTCGCCTTGGTAAAGCCATTAATAGAGGAAAAGAATAGGGTGAGTTCCTGACGTTCTCCTCCCAATCGGGCTTCTTTCTTTGTTTGTATTAATTGACGCACAATATCTGAAGGAACGTATTTGCCGAAGGCTGTTAATCCTTTGGTCATAGAGAGTATAGACTGATTGAGGATATGCACTTCTTTAAAAGGACTTTCAATAGAGCGCACACGTTCAAGATGAAAACCTTTGATGTGTTCCGTCTCCTTAGCCAGTAGGATAATGGGTTTGGAGATTTTCTTACTTAGGTAAGATAGAAACAACAAACTGATAAAAAGAAGGCAGAAGCTTATTCCCAGGTTGAGATAAAGGGTCGATTTAATAGGCCCCAGAACATCAGCTGTGGGAATCACAATCAAGATGTTCCAATTGAATCCTAAAGAGGACGGTAAACTTGATTTGATTGTGTAATAAGTCAGATTATCGCTTTTAAAATATAAGAGCTGATCATCCTTCTCCTGGGATGCTTTGTACGCATTGACCAGTGTCTTGTCTTCCAATGCATCCAGGGTATAAGCGGAAAAATCCTCTTTATCACCTGTATAGAGCAAACTTGTCTGATTAGAAGCGATGATTTGTCGGGAAGGTGTTGTTAATACGATTTGTGTTCCCTCTGTTAAGCTCATCTGTTGAAGAAAATGTCCTAAATCACTGAGAGTGATATCCGCTCCTAAGACAAGATTTTTATCATTTCTTAAGGTGACGGGCATACTGGCTGTAACACCGGGCTTTCTATTCGAACTAAATACGTATAGGTCTGACCAGGAGAGTTTATTGAAGGTGAGAGCTTTCACATACCAGGGACGATTTCTGGGATCATAAGCACCATCCCTATCAAGTTCCTTAATGGTTACGTAATCATCATCCTTGAATTCCCAGGTCTCCTCGACTGTTCCCTTTGAGCGCAGAATATGTCTGATAGCACGTCCCGGTTCTTGTCGTGCCTGGATGAAATTCCCATCTTTATCTGCTATGTACAGGGTATAGATTTGCTGATTCGATTTGACCAGCTCCCACATTGTGCGCAAGGTCGTCTCAGAGTCGAGATATTCAGGATCCCCTTCCAGGATGCCGCCTAATATGGCCACACTGGAAGTGGCTGGTTCCAGGAAGGATATGGTCTTTTCTTTAATACGATTGGAAGCGGAATTAACGATGATCTTGGCTAGTTTTAAACTGGACTGTTTTGTTTTTATATAGAAGAGAGTTATAATGCTTAGGCTTGTCACCAACAATAAAGGCAGAAACAGTTCTAATATACCTACTCTAAAGGCCTTATGTTTTTTCATAATGAAAACATCATAGCCTTTTTATCCTTGTAAAGCCAATAATAATGTTCAAAAGTTTAAATATGGACGAGGATAAGCGTCAATACAAGCGATACGAGTACTATCAGGAGGTCATTGTTAGTACTCATCAGGGAGATAGCCATATGGCTGTGTTTAAGAATCTAAGTCCGGGAGGGGCTTTACTCGTATCTCCTAAGTCTATCGGCCCTTTTCAGAACATATCTTTTACCTTTGATCCGGAGGATGGCTTTACCTCACCTATTATGGTAAGGGCTCATGTTGTCAGGGAGTATAAGACCTCAGAATTGTATTATTGGGGAGTTGAGTTCACCCATATTCTTCCCCGTGATAGAGGAAGAATACGGGATATGCAGGATCGGATGTCTATCCTATAGGGAGTTTCCAATCTGCTTGATTTCTTCTAGAGCCGTATCGATTTCGCCGGTTCCCAAAGCGGCCTGGCTAATTAGTTCAGACAATTCATGGGTGGAATCAGACTGGGTTGTAAGGGTTTCTTTTATCAGTTTTGACAGGTCGGCTATCTCACTGATGATCTGACGTAAGGACTTAACAGATTCCGTGGTCTTATTCGTACTGGCCTGAACGGTCTGGATCATGTGAGATATATCGGCGGCAGAGTCTGCTGTATTAAAAGCCAGTTTTTTAACTTCCTTGGCTACTACAGAGAAGCCCTTACCTTCATTTCCGGCTCGAGCCGCTTCCACTGAGGCGTTAAAGGACAAGAGTTTTGTATTTTCTGCGATATCTGTAATGATCGCTGTGATCTCATCGATTTTGTCGGCTTCGCTTTTTAATCGGGACACTTCCATATCTGTATCTTTGATGAGTTCCACACTGGTGGAGATGATATTCAGAACATTCTCAACGTTGTCTGCTATCTCTTTGATGCTGTTTACATTACCTGCCATGGCAGTGGAACTGGTTTGCATGTTTTTGTTGATACTGGATGAGTTATGGGATACGACATGGATCTTTTGCTCCATAGCCTCCAGGACTTTCTGAAGCCTTTGCTTTACACCGATATTCTCTTCTACCATATTGATACTGTAGAGGATGCTCGATATTTGTTCCGTTAAAGTGTCATAGAGGATGTTATTGTTTAACTCCACAGCATAAATCATATGACCGAATTTGACTTCTTTCAGAATCAAAGGCTGGATGAGGTATTTGTCCTTATTGGCCCTTCCTATCCATCCTTCAGGATAGAGGGCATTGGTGTTGAGCTTCTGGGGATGGCCATTGCCAAAGAGGGGATACATTTGTTCCCCGAGTACCATATAGGCTTCACTAATCCCTAGTTCCGGGAGGTCCTGGCTCAACTGCTGTCGCAGCATTTTCTCATCAAAAATGGTTTTAAGCCGTGAGTTTACCTTCTGGAGCTGGAATATTTGGTCTTGATGGGTCAGGGCTGCCCGTCTGTTCTCCCTTAGCTCCCCTTCGGAGATAAAGATCTGCCCTTTGGTAATGATAGAATCTATCCAAAGGGCTTTTGATTTATCCAGAAGGATCATATCAATATTATCCCCAATTCCCTTAAGAATGGCCTGGAGGATTTTAATAGGATAATCTTTGGCCAAGAGCCCTTTAATCCCTTCTCTGATATAGCGCATGATCTGATCATAAGCTTGATCCTCTGTGTCCTTCTTAATGGCCGTGATCAGGGAGGGGATCGTCTCCTTAAGATAGGCTTTGAGTTCATTGTTCTTATAACGGGCGGCTACTTGCCTTGTGACCTTGTTTATCAGGTTTTTATCCTCTGAATCAAAGGTCTGTGTAGGAGCTTTTTTCTTGGATTTTGATTTGGTTTCCTCAGTCTTCTCTGCTTTTTTTAGGGAGAAGCTTTGGTTCAGGCAGCCACAGGATTGTCCCAAAGACAAGGTAGCCGGCAGCTTGATGGAATAGGCCACATTACTAGGGCCTTTCATGCTGACAATCTTGTTCATCGCTTCATAGCCCTGCTCATAGAAGGGCATGGCTACAGTTGTTAAAGGAGGGGTGGAGACTTGAGCCTTGAGGGTATTATTGTAACCAATGATCGCTACATCGTCGGGGACGTTGAATCCCCTTTTGATAAGATCATCCATGGCATTAAGGGCAATGTCGTCATTGACACAGACCAGAGCGTCAAAATCCTGACCGACCTTTAGTCCTCTGTTGTTGATGAAATTCTGTAATTCTCGACTACCTCTGGCGGCTTCCCATGATCCGGGAGGAGAAATCATATCTTCATTAATGGCTATCTTGTATCGTTTGAGCGTATCCAGATACCCTTGGTATCTTTCCTGGGAGTATCCGTGATGTTCTGGACCTCTGATATAAAGGATCTTGCTTTTCCCATGTTCCTTAATCAGGTGTTCTACGGCATCACACATACCGGCATAACTATCTGCTGCCAGGGATAATATATCAGGGAGTTTTACCGATAGAGACAATCGGGGCAGGTTGGCAAAGGTCTTGTAGAATGTTTCTCCTTCTTCCTCTTCCGTAGAAGCCCAGGTGATCAGCCCCCCTATATCCTGGGATTTTAGATAATCATAAATATAGGCAGATTCCTGATGTAGTACGCCCCCATTTAATACGAGGATGGGTTGATCCTGTTCTTCGGCGGCTGTTCTCATCCCTCTAAATAGTGCTTCTGGTGTAACACCTGTATAATTACGCATTAGGATAGCTATCGGTTTTTTCTGCATTATTCTTCCTTGGGGTATATATAGATAACTTATTGGAATCGTTTTTTACTGTTCAAGAGGTTTTCTCATTTTTACATTCCTTTTTCCTTACGTCAACAAGACTTTTGTTAACCCAAGAATAATTTGATTTTCATCATTTCCTAACTTTACTCTTCTAAGCTCTCGGAGACAGAGGATATATATCTGGTAGAGATCTTGGAAAACCAGGGCATCCAATACACTCATAAAAGGCTTTCACCATAGGTGGGAGATAGGTGTATTCGGTACCTTGGTTATCCAGGATCTTTTTTTTTGCCATAAAAGGAAGAGTGCACTATGAAGTTTGACTTGGTTGTATCAGATTTGGATGGGACCATCCTTAATAATAAGGTGGCTGATCGCTCCTGGCTGGAGGTGATGAGAGCGGGCGTAAGGCGATTACAGGATAGGAATATCAAATTCACTATCGCCACAGGAAGGCCTGAGATCTCTGCTCTCCCTATCGCCAGAGAGTTAGGGATTGATACACCTATCATTACTTATAATGGGGCTCAGATCATTAATAGGGAAGGGACGGTCCTCTATGAAAATACTTATGACCTTAAGCACTGGGAGCCTTTTCTCTACAACCTGTTAGAACGGGGGGGATCTGTTGTCCTCTATAGGGAAGGGGAAGCCCTTTGCCTGGAACATAGTGATCGTATTAAGCAATACGAAGTAAAAGAAAACATCCCTTGTCGTCGTTGTTCCTGGTCGGATATCAGAAGGCTCAGTACTTATAAGATTCTCCTCTTAGGGGATATGGATCTCTTAAAGTCGGTATGGGCCAAATGCCATCCCGGCCAGGATCAAGAGTATCAGATGTTCCAGTCCGAATCGGATCATCTCGAGATCGTTGGTCAAGGGATCTCTAAGGGAACCGCCCTTGTCTACTTAGCCGAATATCTTCATGTCTCATTGGGCTCCACTATCGCCATTGGTAATCACTACAACGATATGGATATGCTCAAGGCCGCTCAATTAGGAATAGCCGTCGCCAATGCAGAACCGGGATTACAGAGCACCGCGGACTTTGTAACTCGCCATGCCTATGAAGACGGAGTAATAGAAATGATTAATAGATGGGTATTAAAGGAGGAGTTAGAAAATGCGTAAGTTAAGTATTGTCAGTCTGTTCTTGTTCGTTATTATGTCTACTGGCCTATTCGCAGGAGGTAGTCAGGAATCGGGAAAAGTTACGGAGATCGATATGTATTTCCCCGTTGTTGTAGGGGGACCATTAACAAAAGTAATTGAAGAAATGTGTAATGATTTTATGACGCAGAACCCTGATGTAAAGGTTAATCCTATATATGCAGGTAGTTATTTTGATGCCATGGTTAAGGCTCAAACCGCTCAACAAGGGGGAGCTCCTCCTGCGGTAGCGGTCTTGTTATCAACAGAGCTTTTTACTCTCATCGATATGGATGCCATTATCCCCATGGATGATTTTATCAAGAAGGATAACTTCCCTATTGATGATTTCTATTCTGCTTTTATGGAAAATGGTCAAACTCAGGGAAAAACTTGGGGCTTACCTTTCCAACGTTCCACTATCGTTATGTACTACAACAAGGATGCCTTCCGCAAAGCCGGTTTAGATCCTGAAAAGGCTCCTGCTACTTGGGAAGAATTAGTAGAATATGGTCAAAAACTCACTGTCAAAGATGGGAATGGCAACACCACCCAATGGGGTGTAGAGATTCCTTCTACTGGCTACCAATACTGGATGGCTCAAGCCCTTACTATCCAAAGTGGTAAGAACTACATGAACCAACAAGGTAACCAAGTGTACTTCAATGATCCTGCTGCCATAGAAGCTCTTAGCTTCTGGAAAGATATGGGGCAGAAGTATGAGATCATGCCTAAGGGCATCATCGAATGGAAGACTGTTCCTTCTGACTTCCTTCAACAGAGGACGGCTATCATGTACCACTCAACAGGGAACCTTACGAATATGAAAAACAACGCAACATTCGATTTTGGTGTGGCTTTCCTTCCTGCCAACAAGAGCTTCGGTTCTCCTACTGGTGGTGGTAACCTTTATATCTTCAAAGATATCTCTGATGCCCAAAAAGAAGCGGCTTGGAAGCTGGTTAAATTCTTAACTTCCCCTGAGATGACAGCCAAATGGTGTATTGCCACAGGTTATGTCGGAACCAGAGCGAGTGCCTTTGAAACTCCTGCCTTATCAGAATATGTCAAGGGATTCCCCTATGCTGCCGTGGCTCGCGATCAGCTTCAGTATGCTAAGGCTGAGTTGTCTACCCATGAGAATGGTCAAGTGATCAAGATCATTAATGATAACATTCAGTCCGCTCTTACTGGTCAGGCATCCCCTGAAGAGGCGTTGAACAAAGCCCAAAGTCAGACAGAAGAAATTCTAAAATCCTATAAGTAGGGACGGGGATATGTCACCAAGAAATAAAGGGATACTACAGGAGAATCTTAAGGCATGGATCTTTATTCTTCCTTCTTTTGTGTTTGTGTTTTTCTTTACTCTCTATCCCTTAGTGAGGAATCTTAAGTATTCCTTCCTCAGGAAGGATTTGGCTACAAAGGTCCCTTACTTCTATGGTTTAGAGAATTATAATCAAATGATCCATGATCCGGTGTTCTG
Protein-coding sequences here:
- a CDS encoding PilZ domain-containing protein — encoded protein: MDEDKRQYKRYEYYQEVIVSTHQGDSHMAVFKNLSPGGALLVSPKSIGPFQNISFTFDPEDGFTSPIMVRAHVVREYKTSELYYWGVEFTHILPRDRGRIRDMQDRMSIL
- a CDS encoding methyl-accepting chemotaxis protein; its protein translation is MQKKPIAILMRNYTGVTPEALFRGMRTAAEEQDQPILVLNGGVLHQESAYIYDYLKSQDIGGLITWASTEEEEGETFYKTFANLPRLSLSVKLPDILSLAADSYAGMCDAVEHLIKEHGKSKILYIRGPEHHGYSQERYQGYLDTLKRYKIAINEDMISPPGSWEAARGSRELQNFINNRGLKVGQDFDALVCVNDDIALNAMDDLIKRGFNVPDDVAIIGYNNTLKAQVSTPPLTTVAMPFYEQGYEAMNKIVSMKGPSNVAYSIKLPATLSLGQSCGCLNQSFSLKKAEKTEETKSKSKKKAPTQTFDSEDKNLINKVTRQVAARYKNNELKAYLKETIPSLITAIKKDTEDQAYDQIMRYIREGIKGLLAKDYPIKILQAILKGIGDNIDMILLDKSKALWIDSIITKGQIFISEGELRENRRAALTHQDQIFQLQKVNSRLKTIFDEKMLRQQLSQDLPELGISEAYMVLGEQMYPLFGNGHPQKLNTNALYPEGWIGRANKDKYLIQPLILKEVKFGHMIYAVELNNNILYDTLTEQISSILYSINMVEENIGVKQRLQKVLEAMEQKIHVVSHNSSSINKNMQTSSTAMAGNVNSIKEIADNVENVLNIISTSVELIKDTDMEVSRLKSEADKIDEITAIITDIAENTKLLSFNASVEAARAGNEGKGFSVVAKEVKKLAFNTADSAADISHMIQTVQASTNKTTESVKSLRQIISEIADLSKLIKETLTTQSDSTHELSELISQAALGTGEIDTALEEIKQIGNSL
- a CDS encoding adenylate/guanylate cyclase domain-containing protein; amino-acid sequence: MKKHKAFRVGILELFLPLLLVTSLSIITLFYIKTKQSSLKLAKIIVNSASNRIKEKTISFLEPATSSVAILGGILEGDPEYLDSETTLRTMWELVKSNQQIYTLYIADKDGNFIQARQEPGRAIRHILRSKGTVEETWEFKDDDYVTIKELDRDGAYDPRNRPWYVKALTFNKLSWSDLYVFSSNRKPGVTASMPVTLRNDKNLVLGADITLSDLGHFLQQMSLTEGTQIVLTTPSRQIIASNQTSLLYTGDKEDFSAYTLDALEDKTLVNAYKASQEKDDQLLYFKSDNLTYYTIKSSLPSSLGFNWNILIVIPTADVLGPIKSTLYLNLGISFCLLFISLLFLSYLSKKISKPIILLAKETEHIKGFHLERVRSIESPFKEVHILNQSILSMTKGLTAFGKYVPSDIVRQLIQTKKEARLGGERQELTLFFSSINGFTKASESLTPESLFLHLSDYMEQTSQIIMNHEGTIDKYIGDTIMAFWGAPLPQENHVFNALKASLALQELIHTLNSRWLGEVKPIMDTRIGIHTGPVMVGNVGSRDRMNYTVLGHSVNIASRLEGLNKYYGTDILVSEDTYLKGRDHFAFVPIDDIRYNKTEKITLYWLLGEGYAENLSPHKKAIHHLCWKVYDAYHNQNWSEARAIYEELREYPLTKPLSTYMIPRIDRHK
- a CDS encoding pentapeptide repeat-containing protein, with translation MEQDNFIGNGKHLKVLLDCIEKSDVSIWNSFVRKQGPYFKADLKGLILEAEALAKINLRFARLQGAFFKQCDLTGANFSGSDITDATFNSCNLSGANFGGVNIKAASFEDTELRGIVLGRKVKVKAIPKTKIPDDLDKDDPLWRKLKQLEMQESAVAYNKEVQREAAKKKQEEDAHKLQKDSRLFELDEEPDNE